A genomic stretch from Oleomonas cavernae includes:
- the hisA gene encoding 1-(5-phosphoribosyl)-5-[(5-phosphoribosylamino)methylideneamino]imidazole-4-carboxamide isomerase, whose protein sequence is MILYPAIDLKGGACVRLAQGDMARATVYNPDPGAQAAAFKAQGFEWLHVVDLDGAFAGKAANAGAVEAILQATDVPVQLGGGIRDMGAIEGWLAKGLARVILGTAALRNPDLVIAGCKAFPGQIAVGIDARDGFVAVEGWAETSQITAVDLARRFEDAGVAAIIFTDIARDGLLTGVNVAATAALADAVRIPVIASGGLAGLGDIEALLNVTGTPIAGAISGRALYDGRLDAAAALALIRSRARAA, encoded by the coding sequence GTGATCCTCTATCCCGCGATCGACCTCAAGGGCGGTGCATGCGTGCGCCTGGCCCAGGGCGACATGGCCCGTGCCACGGTCTACAACCCCGACCCCGGCGCCCAGGCCGCCGCCTTCAAGGCCCAGGGCTTCGAATGGCTGCATGTGGTCGACCTCGACGGCGCCTTCGCCGGCAAGGCCGCCAATGCGGGCGCGGTCGAGGCGATCCTGCAGGCGACCGACGTGCCCGTCCAGCTCGGCGGTGGCATTCGCGACATGGGCGCGATCGAGGGCTGGCTGGCCAAGGGCCTGGCCCGCGTCATCCTCGGCACCGCCGCCCTGCGCAACCCGGACCTGGTCATCGCCGGGTGCAAGGCCTTCCCGGGCCAGATCGCCGTGGGCATCGACGCGCGCGACGGCTTCGTCGCCGTGGAAGGCTGGGCCGAAACCTCGCAGATTACCGCGGTCGACCTCGCCCGGCGCTTCGAGGATGCGGGCGTCGCCGCGATCATCTTCACCGACATTGCCCGCGACGGCCTGCTGACCGGTGTCAACGTCGCCGCCACCGCGGCGCTGGCCGATGCCGTCAGGATCCCGGTCATCGCCTCGGGCGGGCTGGCGGGCCTTGGCGATATCGAAGCCCTGCTGAACGTGACCGGCACGCCGATCGCCGGCGCCATTTCCGGCCGCGCACTCTACGACGGCCGGCTCGATGCCGCGGCCGCGCTGGCGCTGATCCGCTCGCGGGCAAGGGCCGCCTGA
- the hisH gene encoding imidazole glycerol phosphate synthase subunit HisH, which yields MASPAVAIIDYGAGNLRSAAKAFERMGAEAGLNPEQIVVTDKAEVVAAADRVVLPGDGAFADCKTSIAALPGMMDALREQVTVKARPFFGICIGMQLMASRGLEHGQHDGFDWIPGTVDRLAPADATLKIPHMGWNDLQFHGSHPVVGQPAPQPHAYFVHSYALTVERESDLLATADYAGPVTAIIARDNMFGTQFHPEKSQAFGLSLIAGFLRWRP from the coding sequence ATGGCCTCGCCCGCGGTTGCCATCATCGATTACGGCGCCGGCAACCTGCGCTCCGCCGCCAAGGCCTTCGAGCGCATGGGCGCGGAGGCGGGCCTGAATCCTGAGCAGATCGTCGTCACCGACAAGGCCGAGGTGGTGGCCGCGGCCGACCGGGTGGTGCTGCCGGGCGACGGCGCCTTCGCCGACTGCAAGACCTCGATCGCCGCCCTGCCCGGCATGATGGACGCGCTGCGCGAACAGGTGACCGTGAAAGCCCGGCCCTTCTTCGGCATCTGCATCGGCATGCAGTTGATGGCCAGCCGCGGCCTGGAACACGGGCAGCATGACGGCTTCGACTGGATCCCCGGCACGGTGGATCGCCTGGCCCCCGCCGATGCCACGCTCAAGATCCCGCACATGGGCTGGAACGACCTGCAATTCCACGGCTCCCACCCGGTGGTGGGCCAGCCGGCGCCCCAGCCCCATGCCTATTTCGTCCATTCCTATGCCCTGACGGTGGAACGCGAAAGCGATCTGCTGGCGACCGCCGACTATGCCGGCCCGGTCACCGCCATCATTGCCCGCGACAACATGTTCGGGACCCAGTTCCACCCGGAGAAGAGCCAGGCTTTCGGCCTGTCGCTGATCGCCGGTTTCCTGAGGTGGCGGCCGTGA
- a CDS encoding wax ester/triacylglycerol synthase domain-containing protein codes for MVPGCDALLGLEIPAEPGELHGNADECFRRRLDGGREDGIARAFRPAADPDTPSGGPPGFVRDLVEAWRQYRHFAPPFNLTLGGLVPPRWQAVPDADIDLDYHFRHSALPAPGGERELGILVSRLHSNPLDQRRPLWECHVIEGLDGGRFAIYLKLHHAQLDGMGTARLFDQVMARDPALRDMPPPWAIGMKAGRPSPKPGSRRPGILARAQGLAGPCPASPGPRPRWCAPPCGQMTRIRRPPTGRRAAC; via the coding sequence ATGGTGCCCGGGTGTGATGCGTTGCTTGGGCTCGAGATACCCGCAGAACCTGGAGAGCTGCATGGCAACGCCGATGAGTGCTTTCGACGCCGGCTGGATGGTGGCCGAGAAGATGGGATCGCCCGGGCATTTCGGCCCGCTGCTGATCCTGACACCCCCAGCGGCGGCCCGCCCGGCTTCGTGCGCGACCTGGTCGAGGCCTGGCGCCAATACCGCCACTTCGCCCCGCCCTTCAACCTCACCCTGGGCGGCCTCGTGCCGCCGCGGTGGCAGGCGGTGCCGGACGCCGATATCGACCTCGACTATCATTTCCGTCATTCCGCCCTGCCGGCGCCCGGCGGCGAGCGCGAGCTGGGCATCCTGGTCTCGCGCCTGCATTCCAACCCGCTCGACCAGCGCCGGCCGCTGTGGGAATGCCACGTCATCGAAGGCCTGGACGGTGGCCGCTTCGCCATCTACCTGAAACTCCATCATGCCCAGCTCGACGGCATGGGCACCGCCCGGCTGTTCGACCAGGTCATGGCCAGGGATCCGGCACTGCGCGACATGCCACCGCCCTGGGCCATCGGCATGAAGGCGGGCCGCCCAAGTCCCAAGCCGGGCAGCAGGCGGCCCGGGATTCTGGCGCGGGCGCAGGGCCTGGCCGGGCCCTGCCCAGCGTCGCCCGGGCCGCGGCCCAGGTGGTGCGCGCCGCCGTGCGGTCAAATGACGCGCATTCGCCGGCCCCCTACCGGGCGCCGCGCAGCCTGCTGA
- a CDS encoding DUF2628 domain-containing protein, translating into MKPIAYTVHGQGTQPILVAERFSLLACLFAPLWLLFQMAWVDLAAYAVVVAAAVVVQLFLLPDLAVAPAAILAAGLFVGFEAGQIRRRVLARHGMAALGVVCAHDKAEAADRVVLRAR; encoded by the coding sequence ATGAAACCGATCGCCTATACCGTCCACGGCCAGGGCACCCAGCCGATCCTGGTGGCCGAGCGCTTTTCGCTGCTCGCCTGCCTGTTCGCGCCCCTGTGGCTGCTGTTCCAGATGGCCTGGGTGGACCTGGCCGCCTATGCCGTGGTGGTCGCGGCGGCCGTGGTCGTGCAGCTGTTCCTGTTGCCGGACCTGGCGGTGGCCCCCGCGGCGATCCTGGCCGCCGGCCTGTTCGTGGGCTTCGAGGCCGGGCAGATCCGCCGCCGGGTGCTGGCGCGCCACGGCATGGCCGCCCTGGGCGTCGTCTGCGCCCACGACAAGGCGGAAGCGGCCGACCGTGTCGTACTGAGGGCGCGCTGA
- the hisF gene encoding imidazole glycerol phosphate synthase subunit HisF — protein sequence MLKARVIPCLDVHNGRVVKGVNFIDLRDAGDPVEQARIYDAAGADELTFLDITASSDDRAIMLDVVAHTAEQVFMPLTVGGGVRTLDDVRALLLAGADKVSINSAAVARPDFVCEAAEKVGSQSIVVAIDAKADGPGKWQVYTHGGRRPTGLDAVEWAQRMVSLGAGEILLTSMDRDGTKSGFDLGLTRTVSDAVTVPVIASGGVGNLDDLADGIIQGHASAVLAASIFHFGEYSIRAAKEHMAARGVPMRL from the coding sequence ATGCTGAAGGCCCGCGTCATCCCCTGCCTCGACGTCCACAACGGCCGCGTGGTGAAGGGCGTCAATTTCATCGACCTGCGCGATGCCGGTGACCCCGTCGAACAGGCGCGCATCTACGATGCCGCCGGTGCCGACGAACTTACTTTCCTCGACATCACGGCCTCCAGCGACGACCGGGCGATCATGCTGGACGTCGTCGCCCACACCGCCGAACAGGTCTTCATGCCGCTGACCGTGGGCGGCGGCGTGCGCACGCTGGACGATGTCCGCGCCCTGCTGCTGGCCGGGGCCGACAAGGTCTCGATCAATTCGGCCGCCGTGGCCAGGCCCGACTTCGTGTGCGAGGCGGCCGAGAAGGTCGGCAGCCAGTCGATCGTCGTCGCCATCGACGCCAAGGCCGACGGCCCGGGCAAGTGGCAGGTCTACACCCATGGCGGGCGCCGGCCGACCGGCCTCGACGCGGTCGAATGGGCGCAGCGCATGGTCAGCCTGGGGGCCGGCGAAATCCTGCTCACCTCGATGGACCGGGACGGCACCAAGTCGGGCTTCGACTTAGGCCTCACCCGTACCGTGTCGGACGCCGTGACCGTGCCGGTGATCGCCAGCGGCGGCGTCGGCAACCTCGACGACCTGGCCGACGGCATCATCCAGGGCCACGCCTCGGCGGTGCTGGCCGCCTCGATCTTCCATTTCGGCGAATATTCGATCCGCGCGGCCAAGGAACACATGGCGGCGCGCGGCGTGCCGATGCGCCTGTGA
- a CDS encoding DMT family transporter has protein sequence MTVTSTISRTMGPAEWAMLLLLSVLWGGSFFFIGIAVTGLPPFTIVLLRVALAAVVLNLAMPLMGLRMPRDGKSWAAFFGMGLLNNAIPFCLIVWGQTQIASGLASILNAMTPVATVVVAHFLTTDEKMTGNRLAGVLIGLAGVVCMIGPGVLSGLGDKVWAQAAVLGATVSYAFAGIFGRRFKAMGISPLATATGQVTASSVLLAPVVLLVDQPWTLAMPGLDVWAAVVGLALLSTTFAYILFFRIMASAGATNLSLVTFLIPVSAILLGTFVLHETLAPKHFLGMALIGAGLAAIDGRLFRRR, from the coding sequence ATGACCGTGACCTCGACCATCAGCCGCACCATGGGCCCTGCCGAATGGGCCATGCTCCTGCTCCTCTCCGTGCTGTGGGGCGGCTCGTTCTTCTTTATCGGCATTGCCGTCACCGGCCTGCCGCCTTTCACCATCGTGCTGCTGCGGGTGGCGCTGGCCGCCGTGGTGCTGAACCTGGCGATGCCGCTGATGGGGTTGCGCATGCCGCGCGACGGCAAAAGCTGGGCCGCCTTCTTCGGCATGGGGCTGCTCAACAATGCCATCCCCTTCTGCCTGATCGTCTGGGGCCAGACCCAGATCGCCAGCGGCCTGGCCTCGATCCTCAACGCCATGACGCCGGTCGCGACCGTGGTCGTCGCGCACTTCTTGACCACGGACGAGAAGATGACCGGCAATCGCCTGGCCGGCGTGCTGATCGGCCTGGCCGGCGTGGTGTGCATGATCGGGCCGGGCGTGCTGTCGGGCCTGGGCGACAAAGTCTGGGCCCAGGCGGCGGTGCTGGGGGCGACGGTGTCCTATGCCTTTGCCGGCATCTTCGGCCGGCGCTTCAAGGCCATGGGCATCTCACCGCTGGCGACCGCCACGGGACAGGTTACCGCTTCAAGCGTGCTGCTGGCACCCGTCGTGCTGCTGGTGGATCAACCCTGGACCTTGGCCATGCCCGGGCTCGACGTTTGGGCGGCCGTGGTCGGCCTCGCGCTGCTCTCCACCACCTTCGCCTACATCCTGTTCTTCCGCATCATGGCCAGCGCCGGGGCGACCAACCTGTCGCTGGTCACCTTCCTGATCCCGGTCAGCGCCATCCTGCTCGGCACCTTCGTCCTGCACGAGACCCTGGCGCCCAAGCATTTCCTAGGCATGGCGCTGATCGGCGCCGGCCTGGCGGCGATCGACGGGCGCCTGTTCAGGCGGCGTTAG
- a CDS encoding WS/DGAT domain-containing protein: MRSNDAHSPAPYRAPRSLLNGRIGGQRRYATQYFKLDALRQIAKAADATVNEVFLTACGGALRRYLRENNALPPRTLVAQVPVNLRDEAGIDTIGNAIGFIYVNIHTDIADTAARLAAVRKSGTLAKQQYAGIRREGINLFTMLLLAPYMLQTFLGLGGRLPAAANLVISNVAGPREHRYLNGARINQMFGPSVIFDGQALNITLMSYADEANIGFTGCRTTLPRMQNIAVYLGEELRALQESFDLEA, encoded by the coding sequence GTGCGGTCAAATGACGCGCATTCGCCGGCCCCCTACCGGGCGCCGCGCAGCCTGCTGAACGGCCGGATCGGCGGACAGCGCCGCTATGCCACCCAGTATTTCAAGCTCGATGCCCTCCGGCAGATTGCCAAGGCCGCCGACGCGACGGTGAACGAGGTGTTCCTGACCGCCTGCGGCGGCGCCCTGCGCCGATACCTGCGCGAGAACAACGCCCTGCCGCCGCGCACGCTGGTCGCCCAGGTACCGGTGAACCTGCGCGACGAGGCGGGCATCGACACCATCGGCAATGCCATCGGCTTCATCTATGTGAACATCCACACCGATATCGCCGATACCGCGGCGCGGCTGGCCGCGGTCAGGAAATCCGGCACCCTGGCCAAGCAGCAATATGCCGGCATCAGGCGCGAGGGCATCAACCTGTTCACCATGCTGCTGCTGGCACCCTACATGCTGCAGACCTTCTTAGGCCTGGGCGGGCGCCTGCCGGCCGCGGCCAACCTGGTCATCTCCAACGTCGCCGGCCCGCGCGAGCATCGTTACCTGAACGGTGCCAGGATCAACCAGATGTTCGGCCCCTCGGTAATCTTCGACGGCCAGGCCCTGAACATCACCCTGATGAGCTATGCCGACGAGGCCAACATCGGCTTCACCGGCTGCCGCACCACCCTGCCGCGCATGCAGAACATCGCCGTCTATCTCGGCGAGGAACTGCGTGCCTTGCAGGAAAGCTTCGACCTTGAAGCATAG
- a CDS encoding phosphoribosyl-ATP diphosphatase, whose protein sequence is MSDAAVLARLYAVILSRKGSTAADSHVARLFAKGRQKIAQKVGEEGVETALAGVAGSDQDLVGEAADLVFHLLILLAERGISPDAVWAELEAREGKSGVAEKAGRDK, encoded by the coding sequence ATGAGCGACGCCGCCGTCCTCGCCCGGCTCTACGCCGTGATCCTGTCGCGCAAGGGCAGCACTGCCGCCGACAGCCACGTCGCCCGCCTGTTCGCCAAGGGCCGCCAGAAGATCGCCCAGAAGGTGGGCGAGGAAGGCGTCGAGACGGCGCTGGCCGGCGTTGCCGGGTCGGACCAGGACCTGGTCGGCGAGGCCGCGGACCTGGTCTTCCACCTGCTGATCCTGCTGGCCGAGCGCGGCATTTCCCCGGACGCCGTCTGGGCGGAACTGGAAGCCCGCGAGGGCAAATCCGGCGTCGCGGAAAAGGCGGGGCGGGACAAGTAA